One part of the Spiribacter salinus M19-40 genome encodes these proteins:
- the ybeY gene encoding rRNA maturation RNase YbeY, which yields MPDLDLQNATTASVPEPALFQAWVDAALAGRRTDWELAIRLVDEPEGRTLNHDYRGRDAATNVLSFPVDLPEGVDLPLLGDLVICAPVVAREAAEQSKSETAHWAHLTVHGVLHLLGFDHATSVEADVMEGEERRVMAQLGFSDPYA from the coding sequence ATGCCAGACCTGGACCTTCAGAACGCCACGACGGCGTCCGTCCCCGAGCCCGCGCTGTTTCAGGCCTGGGTTGATGCGGCCCTCGCGGGTCGGCGCACCGACTGGGAGCTCGCCATTCGCCTGGTGGATGAGCCTGAAGGCCGCACCCTCAATCACGACTACCGCGGGCGGGATGCTGCCACCAATGTGCTTTCTTTCCCTGTTGATTTGCCGGAAGGGGTTGATCTGCCGTTGCTGGGCGATTTGGTGATTTGCGCGCCCGTGGTGGCTCGCGAAGCGGCCGAGCAGAGCAAGTCGGAAACGGCACACTGGGCCCATTTAACGGTGCATGGTGTCTTGCACTTGCTTGGATTCGATCATGCGACTAGCGTGGAAGCGGATGTTATGGAGGGCGAAGAGCGGCGCGTGATGGCGCAGCTAGGGTTCTCTGACCCTTATGCCTAA
- a CDS encoding PhoH family protein codes for MSARAEAIDFTLSPPDNERLANLCGQFDENLRQVERRLGVEIENRGHRFRILGDDPAVSRAGDVIRALYATTAQETVGSESVHLQLRHAEAEAQFDAVPTPAVDDAPVAPDEVSIQTRKGLVRGRGPNQRDYLAAIRQTDLSFGIGPAGTGKTYLAVASAVEALQSEQVQRLVLVRPAVEAGERLGFLPGDLAQKVDPYLRPLYDALFEMLGFERVNKLIERNVIEVAPLAYMRGRTLNGAFIILDEAQNTTVEQMKMFLTRLGFGSTAVVTGDVTQIDLPPGKTSGLRDAVDILRDVDGVSFTFFNAHDVVRHDLVQRIVRAYDRREDDPPPR; via the coding sequence TTGAGCGCGCGCGCCGAGGCCATCGACTTCACCCTCTCGCCCCCGGATAACGAGCGTCTGGCCAACCTCTGCGGCCAGTTCGACGAGAACCTGCGCCAGGTTGAGCGGCGCCTCGGCGTGGAGATCGAAAACCGTGGCCATCGTTTTCGCATCCTGGGCGACGACCCGGCGGTCAGCCGGGCCGGCGATGTGATTCGGGCGCTCTACGCCACCACCGCCCAGGAGACGGTGGGCTCCGAGAGCGTGCATTTGCAGCTGCGTCACGCCGAGGCTGAGGCGCAGTTCGATGCCGTGCCAACGCCTGCCGTGGATGACGCGCCCGTCGCGCCGGATGAGGTCAGTATTCAGACCCGCAAGGGGCTGGTACGGGGCCGAGGACCCAATCAGCGGGACTATCTGGCGGCGATCCGGCAGACGGATCTGAGCTTCGGGATCGGCCCGGCGGGAACGGGCAAGACCTACCTGGCCGTGGCCAGCGCTGTGGAGGCCCTGCAAAGCGAGCAGGTCCAGCGCCTGGTGCTGGTGCGCCCGGCCGTGGAGGCCGGCGAGCGGCTCGGCTTTCTGCCCGGGGACCTCGCCCAGAAGGTCGACCCGTACCTACGGCCCCTGTATGACGCGCTCTTTGAGATGCTGGGGTTCGAGCGGGTGAACAAGCTCATCGAGCGCAACGTCATCGAGGTGGCGCCCCTGGCCTACATGCGTGGGCGCACGCTCAACGGAGCGTTCATCATCCTCGACGAGGCCCAGAACACCACCGTCGAGCAAATGAAAATGTTCCTGACCCGGTTGGGTTTCGGGTCCACCGCGGTGGTCACCGGTGATGTCACCCAGATCGACCTGCCACCGGGCAAGACCTCGGGGTTGCGGGATGCGGTGGACATTCTCCGTGATGTCGACGGGGTGAGCTTTACCTTTTTCAACGCCCATGACGTGGTCCGCCACGACCTGGTTCAGCGGATTGTTCGTGCCTATGACCGGCGCGAGGACGATCCGCCGCCGCGCTGA